In the genome of Candidatus Eremiobacterota bacterium, the window TCTACAACGCGGCCATTGGGGAGCCCGAACTCCTCTGATGCGCTGACGACTTTTTCCGGCAACTCCTGATCTTTGAAGCCGCTACAGTAACTTTTAGGGCATAATCTTCTAATTTTTGGCCGAGGGCCCTTACCTTCTTTCCAGTTCGATACGGCTTCAACAATCAAGAGCTTGGCGATCTTATGCATGACCGTCTCTTCAGAGCAGTTGGCAATAATCTTGTGGGCAAAATGAGGAGCGCGGACTTTCCCTTGGCGAAAAACGAGATCAGAATGGCAGGAAGGGCAGTAATAATTATTCGACTTTAGCGCATCACATGCTTTGATGAGCTCGCCGACTTTTTCATCGACACCATAGGGGATCTTAAATGTCTTTTTTTCCATTGCAATGACGTTGGAGAAAAGGGCTACCCCGGGCTCTCGTGGGGATCGCTTCCGTAGGTGTATTCTTCCTGGATCTTGCCGTCCTCACCGTGAACAAACACTTGGGCAGGCTGGGACTGCTTTGCCAGGGCTCTGGCGGCGGCCACGGCTTCTTCCTTGGTGCGATGGGTGCTCAGGGGATCGGGAAGGTGCTCTTCCTTCACCGCCCAGGTGGAATTGTGGGGGACGACGTGGTATTTCTTCCTGACCATAAGGCGATCACCTCTTATACAATGCTAGGCTCAATATATGCATTATTCAATTGAGCAAAACGTAACAGGCAATAACGTATAATTCTTTCAAGACCTAAGTATGTTGGGACCTTTGCAAGAATTTTACCGAACTCTTTGTCTTCTACAACGGGCTTCCCTATCATAATTTCATTGTTCATGCCTGAAATATAATGAGAAACCAAATTCCTGAAAGGTATTCCTGTGTGAACATATCTGCTGCGCAGATCATAAGCAGCAGATATTGTATCCCTAAAGGAGGACTCCTTTAATCCTGCGAATGGCTCTTTCGCTTCTGAATGCTGAAAAAAATCTTTTTCTACGAGACCAATAATTGTTTCAACAAATCTTCTTTTTACCTGAAGAAGCTTCTTTGAGATAAATTTAGCAACTCGGTCTCCATTTACTAATTCCTCTTGTATTTTTGACAATACTTTTAGGGTCTGAGTATCAAGCAATGCCTCTGTTCTATAATCGTAATAATTTGACAATATTTCACCGGCCGTTATAAGGTGAAGATATGCGATCTCTGGATCATATTCAATATTCCGTAACGCCTGAAGATAGAATTTGGTAGCCCCTTGGAATGTTCTGAGAAATTTAATGTCAGGTAGGGGAGCAAGAAGAAGCCGTTCTATTCTTGAAAACTGCCCTAATTCGAGAGGAACAGGAAAATCAACCCGGGGAGAGTGTGAATTTTGAGGCAGATGGTGATCGCAAAGATGCTCAAACTGTTTAAGGTTCGGGAAATGAAAAAGCCCTCTGCTTTCGATAATCCCATGAAAATCAAAGCGTTTACCAAATAATACAGCAAGATATGCACAGATCAAATCCCCCATTGGAGAATAATCGGGAACAGGGCCCGACTTTTCAATCAGTGGAGGAGTCTCAAAGATAAAAACAAATGCACTGCGAGATAAAGGACCCTCAAACCATCGAGTTGATGCTGTTCGGTCATAAAAATCAGGCCAAGCATGGGCCAATAACATGCCATTTTTCTCATACTCACCGACAAAACGGCTTGTACTTGAGATAAGCGCCTTTTGTATAGTTGGCTTTGGGCGCAGTGTCATATCAGGATAAACTCCCCGGAGCACATCCGTGTTCTTAGGATAATAGAATTTCTGTCGGGTTTTCGCATTAGAATTTAAGCCTTTTTAAATTAAGAGCATCAAAGATTTTGACCAATGATGCTCTGTATTATAAGGTGAGAACACGATACAACTTCCCGGCGACATTGTCTACACCGTCCTCCCAATTGAGAGCAAGGCGATCTGCCAAGCTAGGACAGTAATCATAGACATCCTTTACCGTAATACCCGACCATATAGGCAAGATAACATCCTGACACTCGACAATTTCCCGAGTAAACGCTGAATTAAACTCCACCTTTGACCATCTTTCGTTTCGGAGAAAATTTGGAGAAAGAATCACGATACACTTTCGGCACTCTCTGATACCTTTTTCTATCGACTCACGAAGCCGAGCTCCTGCAATAAGAGAAAATTCATCATACCAGACTGGGCAAAGAAGGCTAGACAGTTTTAAAGCTAGTGGCCTTGCAATGGCTTCTTTGTCGCGAGAATCATGAGAAATAAAGGCTCGTGGAGTTTCATTCGACGTTCGAATAAACGCATAAGCATTATCACGTATTTTTAATGCCAGACCATGCTGTGCAGCAAGTTCAACAAGTGCCGTTTTTTGTGCTGGCTCGATTAAAGAATCAATATAAAGAAACATGCGCCCGGTGAATAAAAGATCTGATGATGAAATTGCAATGTCCTCATTGAATGTATAACTGGCCTCTATCTGGTTATCTAGATCATTGGCAATATTAAGACAAAGCGAAGAAATCACATATGAAGCTAAACCAATAGAATTTTTAGAACCTGGCAGAAAAAAGAAAACATATTTTGCACCTGCGAAAAAGTCCAACTGGACACGTGATTCTACAACAATGGTTTCACCTTGGGGTGTTGTAATTTCATGAGAACGCCTTGCGCCCATCGTATGAGAAGGCGCGTCTCGCTCGAAGTATTCCCGAATTGTCGCCACTATGACCTTCTTGAGTCTGAATTATGAGGCCAGATATAATT includes:
- a CDS encoding DUF2188 domain-containing protein produces the protein MVRKKYHVVPHNSTWAVKEEHLPDPLSTHRTKEEAVAAARALAKQSQPAQVFVHGEDGKIQEEYTYGSDPHESPG
- a CDS encoding HEPN domain-containing protein; its protein translation is MTLRPKPTIQKALISSTSRFVGEYEKNGMLLAHAWPDFYDRTASTRWFEGPLSRSAFVFIFETPPLIEKSGPVPDYSPMGDLICAYLAVLFGKRFDFHGIIESRGLFHFPNLKQFEHLCDHHLPQNSHSPRVDFPVPLELGQFSRIERLLLAPLPDIKFLRTFQGATKFYLQALRNIEYDPEIAYLHLITAGEILSNYYDYRTEALLDTQTLKVLSKIQEELVNGDRVAKFISKKLLQVKRRFVETIIGLVEKDFFQHSEAKEPFAGLKESSFRDTISAAYDLRSRYVHTGIPFRNLVSHYISGMNNEIMIGKPVVEDKEFGKILAKVPTYLGLERIIRYCLLRFAQLNNAYIEPSIV
- a CDS encoding toll/interleukin-1 receptor domain-containing protein gives rise to the protein MATIREYFERDAPSHTMGARRSHEITTPQGETIVVESRVQLDFFAGAKYVFFFLPGSKNSIGLASYVISSLCLNIANDLDNQIEASYTFNEDIAISSSDLLFTGRMFLYIDSLIEPAQKTALVELAAQHGLALKIRDNAYAFIRTSNETPRAFISHDSRDKEAIARPLALKLSSLLCPVWYDEFSLIAGARLRESIEKGIRECRKCIVILSPNFLRNERWSKVEFNSAFTREIVECQDVILPIWSGITVKDVYDYCPSLADRLALNWEDGVDNVAGKLYRVLTL